A single region of the Panthera tigris isolate Pti1 chromosome B1, P.tigris_Pti1_mat1.1, whole genome shotgun sequence genome encodes:
- the CLN8 gene encoding protein CLN8 isoform X1, with the protein MTHVSDGGTAGSIFDLDYTSWKIRSTLVVAGFVFYVGVFVVCHQLSSSLNATYRSLVAREKVFWNLAATRAVFGIQSTAAGLWALLADPVLQADKARGQQNWCWFHVATATGFFLFENVAVHVSNVLFRTFDWFLVVHHLFAFLGFLGSVVNLRAGHYLAMITLLLEVSTPFTCVSWMLLKAGCSDSLFWKLNQWLMIHMFHCRMVLTYHMWWVCFWHWDGLRSSLHLPHLALFLVGLGLLTLVLNPYWTHKKTQQLLTPVDWNFAQPEPGGGRPAGANGQVPQKKGQ; encoded by the exons ATGACTCATGTGAGCGATGGCGGCACAGCAGGGAGCATTTTCGACCTGGACTACACGTCCTGGAAGATCCGCTCAACGCTCGTGGTCGCCGGCTTCGTCTTCTACGTGGGCGTCTTCGTCGTCTGCCACCAGCTGTCATCCTCCCTGAATGCCACCTACCGCTCCCTGGTGGCCAGAGAGAAGGTCTTCTGGAACCTGGCGGCCACCCGCGCAGTCTTTGGCATTCAGAGCACGGCCGCGGGCCTGTGGGCCTTGCTGGCGGACCCCGTGCTCCAGGCCGATAAGGCGCGCGGCCAGCAGAACTGGTGCTGGTTTCACGTGGCGACGGCAacgggattctttctctttgaaaacGTCGCGGTTCACGTGTCCAACGTGCTCTTCCGGACGTTTGACTGGTTTCTGGTCGTCCACCACCTCTTTGCCTTCCTGGGCTTTCTCGGCTCGGTGGTCAACCTCAGAGCCGGCCACTACCTGGCCATGATCACGCTGCTCCTGGAGGTCAGCACCCCCTTCACCTGCGTTTCCTGGATGCTCCTGAAG GCCGGCTGCTCCGACTCCCTGTTCTGGAAGCTGAACCAGTGGCTGATGATCCACATGTTCCACTGCCGCATGGTGCTCACCTACCACATGTGGTGGGTGTGCTTCTGGCACTGGGACGGCCTGCGCAGCAGCCTGCACCTTCCGCACCTGGCGCTGTTCCTCGTGGGGCTGGGTCTGCTCACGCTCGTCCTCAACCCCTACTGGACCCATAAGAAGACGCAGCAGCTCCTGACCCCGGTGGACTGGAACTTCGCGCAGCCGGAGCCCGGAGGCGGGCGGCCCGCGGGGGCCAATGGCCAGGTGCCGCAGAAGAAGGGGCAGTAG